The genomic window TTTCTCATGGCCGGTTCTGCTAAAAaccccttccttcctttccacGCCAAAGTCTTGATGGCCTTCTATTGTCCGTCTTCACAGCTCTGTGTCTAACTACTGCCCCCCAGCGGATTGGCCTAGCCACTACAACAAAAGTACTGTATTGCAAAGGAGTAACAATGAAGGTGtcaatagaatagatctttattgtcattgtcacacatgtacaacgaaatttaaaaaaagtgccaaccgatcagtgcataaaataaaaataaatagaataaaaagataaaaaatacaaGGTAAAatcccacagaagaacatacatcAAGGGGGAAATTGTGATTGCTTCCTTCCGTGACGTCATCAATaatgccacacacacacccatgcaGAGTGGatagtatttaaaaataataataataataatcaaggaCACATGGTGTAGGCCTCAGCTAATGTGTACTTCTTCCTTTTGGTCACTAGGTGTCAGTCTAAGGAGGAGGAATTGCTCCAGAACAAAGAAGCGGATCATTTTTGGATTCAAAAACCTATCCAGTATTTTCCATCGGATTTAAAATAACAGTATAACAGTAATAAACGAATAACAGAATGCTTTGAACTTCTAAAAGTAGTGCTTTTACTTTATTGTCTTaggtttgtttctttgtttgcaTGAATGCTGAGCAGACTCTTTCAATTGAAAATGGCAATATGAAGAAGACATTTGACGCTTCCAAATTTTTTCAGGATCGTCATTTATCGAGGAAAGATGACATTGGGAGCCCGTTTTCACACAGGCAAGGGGAAATCTGACACCCCATTTCCACCAGTTACATAAACGACAAActagcagagaaaaaaaaaaaaagaaaaaaaaaaagaaagcaaagctTCACTGTAGCTTTATGGATATCCAAGTGAGGGTTACATATTTCCTTGCGCTGAATATAAACCAAAGGATAAAACTCTCGGCCTATTTTGTCTGCTTTATTATCGTACATAAACACTTAGAACACAATAAAAAGAGTTTGAACTATTATGTAAGAAGATCCAAGTATACGAAAAAtcgaaataccgttttttttcgtgtatagtgcgcccccatgtatagtacgcacccctaaaaatggcatgctgatgctggaaaaaagcttgtacccatgtataatacgcacccaatttttatgaatttttaaaaaaaaaaaatttaattttttttttttttcttcttttttaagtcccaatgatcgtcacacacgcagggaggcaatgggtcccatttttatagtctttggtatggtcttaactaggctggatgtaattttttttgttggcgttgatttctccgactgcccgtaaacgcaccaccgcgctccgtgcgcgcacgggacagcaaacgagcaggtgatcgagcaagcgtctgatacgagagcaccccagattttaggacaataaattagttacattttgcgcactatacacggaaaaaaacggtactactaTTTGAAATAATGACAATTCTTATACCTCTAAAACATGATTCTCATTATTATTGCAGCAATTCAGATATTGTTTGCCAATTTAAAAGCAtttgccgtttttttttcctctttcgaaCCCCGTCTGTATTTAGAATTTCATTTGCAGTGACATTCACATTGCTGGGACTTCTTTCAAACAGTTTTGGATTCTCTTTTTAATGAAGCGCCGGAGGTCTGACTCACCAGCCAAGGCCGACGATGCAATACGAGGGAGGCTGCAGCTTGGCATTTGGCACATCAGCAATCCTCACTTCTGTAAATGTTTAGCACTTTTACACATACTCAACATTTACGAGTGGACAACGATCCCAAATTGGGCCAGCTTACGTGAGCCACAAATGGGTCACAGTGCCCTGACTGAAAACCAGCACACACAAAATTCATTTGGATGAATACTTGACATTTTAAGAATGTAGACAGGGTCATGTGACAACCATGGATAGGATCTCAAATATTAAAGAACAGCTAAAAGGTAACAGAAACAATAGAAAGTgacaaaattaaacaaaaaacaaaatatcctCTTTAGTGATTGTTGACTTGAATGAACTTGAACGTTAAGAATTGTAcattaaaacaaatacaaattgcAATTGGACTTTTTTGATGATAAGAAATCTCTCCAGTAGCTCTTCCTTGGTCTCCGCTAGAAACTACTACCGACTTCAAATTGTTCTTTTTGCGCTCTACGCGAGTCGACAAAAGGTTTCATTACGTAACATCGTTTGAAGTTCGGTATCAGCACTTTACTTCAGCCATAGATGGCTGAATGTAGTTCTTCCTCGCTGTCCCATCCTGTTTTTTGACTCCCCGAATTCCTCTTGCATAACCTCAGAGCGTGCCAAGTAGGacaagcagccagccagcctgccttCCTAACCGACTTCAGCACATATGCTAACAATTAtctctctgtgtgtgcgtgcgtgcgtcattCTCCTccatgtatgtgcaagaatacactttgggagaatttggtggGAATCAATACGCTTGTACTGTGCTCATTTAACTAACCTTTAAACTGACACGTGCAACCTAAAAGAAATTTTCCCTGTGAATATTCACATTCGTCCTGATAAGACATCAAACACGACGCTTTTTTTGCTCAGCCAAAATTAAGTGGATGGGAAGACTAAATCAGCCGGAAAATGTTCAAATGGTCAGCATTATAGAGGGAGAAGGCCGGAAACCAAGGACAAGACTATTGAGGAGTTCTGTCGAAAAGGTAAAAGAGTTGCAAATAAACGATGAGCTGTCTCCGTGCACTTTGCGGGTGGTTGGGCCGCCATTGGAGAAGCACCTGCACAATACCATTTGGACTTGTGCAAATCTGCATGAATGTTTACCGTATTATTTGAAAAGATGATTGTTACCCCCCCCCATCCAAAAGTCGCTTCCTTGCGGTCTGCAGAATGAAACAAATCCTTGGTACACCTCGAgtcttcctctttttctttttattgcacAATTAATTGGAGGCTGATTAGTCAGGTTGATCATTCTTTGAAGTGAGCTTCAGTCATTGCAAAGATACACTATAGTAGGAAAATATCAAGACTACAAATCGATCGAGCCACTCCGAGTTAAGATAAAGACAGCTGAaagcaaacatttcaaacaagcTGAGCATGACGCAAACCATCCATCCAAGTCCAGTTCCTACCAGTTGTGGGTGACCAGAAGTCTCTTTGCCTTTGCTTTTCTGCTGCTCTGGAGGTAATatggccgtccgtccgtccatccatccctgGCATCTGACAGGAAGTTTGCTTAATTGTGATGTGACTGCCTCCTGCAGGTCTGGAGGGGGACTAGGAGATCTTTACTTGGGTGATCAGACGTACAGAGTTGGAGAATGGAGTTGAATCTGAATCCTGAGGAGGATAAAGGATTTTGTTTGTATGGCCTTTATAGGTCAGTGGCAGGTCAAATCTAAACGTAAGCTTAATTGGCCACTAATTAGGGGAGGGGAAGGAGTAGCCATCAAGTTTGGTGTTTTAAATCTCCTTGCACTATGAATTGAATGATTTCATTTTGCCATGGTTTGTGGGGAAAGAGGATTGCTTGAACTTTTGTACAGTAGTATTGACTTTAGCAGTCGATAGAACGTGAACAAATACACGTTCTATCTCTCATGGTCCCATCCCCCCCCAAATCCCAAACCTTAcataaggttaaaaaaaaaaagaggagctcTGCCTTACTGCAGACCACGGTAGCCACATCCCACTCCAGCCGTCTTCTCCAATAAGATGTGATTCTCAGCaggccaccttttttttttctcgttctcGTTCACCCTAAAATGAGGACAGAAAgaagtgggggaaaaaacaacgaTGAGAAACAGATGTGTTCGCTCTTTTAACACCAGTATGGGGATTACACAATCTGTCCTTTTTTTTGCAGAACTGAAATCTGGTTTTTGGGAGGTGGGGCTATACAACTTGTGTCCTTTCGTACCGTATCTATCGGTGGTTACTCGTACGTTCATTCGACGGTGAGGCAAACCAACCCTAAGCCCTCGTTTTAGGAGAGTGGAAATTTCGAGAGAGACTCCAAAATGTTCCCAAGAGTGAAATGTTTCAAAGTGGGAGTGCACAAGTTCATGtccgtctatctatctatctatctatctatctatctatctatctatctatctatctatctatctatctatctatctatctatctatctatctatccatctatccatctatccatctatccatctatctatccatctatccatctatccatctatccatctatccatctatctatctatctatctatctatctatctatctatctatctatccatctatccatctatccatctatctatctatctatctatctatctatctatctatctatctatctatctatctatctatctatctatctatccatctatctatctatctatctatctatctatctatccatctatccatctatctatccacctacctacctacctacctacctacctacctacctacctacctacctacctacctacctacctacctacctatctatctatctatctatctatctatctatctatctatctatctatctatctatctatctatccatctatccacctacctacctacctatctacctatctacctacctacctatctatctatctcagaGCAGAGGCACATTAACTGAGTGAACTCCACACAGAGGACGGACAGGGAGCATGTCGAGTTAATGACTAACATGTTGGACTGTGTAATTTTGGTGCAAAAGGGGCCCAAGTGGGAGGGAAAGGGGGTGTGTTTGTGCTGAAAGGGGCTTAACTGTGCATTGCAAGGCTATAAAGGGGGAGCTCCCACGCAGGCTCAGCGTGGACATGCTGCTGCTACAGCATTGAGCCTCCAAACACCACCATCTCTTGCCTTCTCCTCTTtccacccccaccaccaccgtTTTTCCACTCAGCTATGGGAGTTGCCTACAGCGTTGGAGAGTAAGTGAAGGGTTCGGGACTGGATTGTCAATACTTACTTGCATGGGATGCTGGCACAAGAGGGAGCTATTTTTAGCAATCGAGGAGCATCAACCAAGGAGCTCTTGATTTTGACTGTGCATGCCTATTTTGCAATACTTGAGATGTTGAAGGGGaatggtgtcttttttttttttttcctttctgaacTGTGCATGCCTGGACAGATACAGTGGCAGTTTTCATTCAACAAAATGATGCAATACCAGTGGGAGTCATCGTAACTGGCATTTGAACTGCAGGCATTTTTTTTGAAGTGGGTGTACCAAATGTCAGAGCTAATAAATGCACTCTTAAAATTGGACCAAAAAGAAAAGCTATGTGCACATGGTTAAATCGATTGACCGGTCACACCATTAGGTACAATCGAGTAGTTGTTTTTATGCAGAACGACAATGGTGCGTTTGCTAATAAGTCCTTTGATTTGTGTTTAGGGTTGACCACCTCTACACCTTCTTTGTACAATGGTCACCAGATATGTACAGCAACAACAGTAAGAAGAAGCCCCACTTTCAGAACAGGTGTCATGTAGGAAAGAAGGGGCCTTCAAGTCAACACCTCAGCAATCCTGCAGCAACAAATTGGGGGGTAAGTCTTACACATTTGATACTTGTTTTCACTCAAGAACTTTTACTTATGTGGGCAGTCGTGGCAACTCCCCCCCAAAGCCTCTCTTTATATGGACATCCTGTTTCTCTGACTACTTAGCAAGCATCATAGAAAAAGGTGCCCACCCCCTTCCTTGCTGGTTTACTGTGAAAAGAAACTGGTGGCTAGAAAAGGGCGAAGCACATGAGGGAAGGAAGGCACATGCTTTTTCCTCATCATGACAGCTAGTAGCACACATGTGGTGAGCATAGCACAGAAATCAGGAGCTATGAAGCTGTTGGCAGAAAACGCCAAGGTCTTTTACTTTGCCGGTGAGGAGCCCTATGTTCAGGTACAAGATTATCATGGATTGTCTTTTGGATGAAATGTTCAGAAAAGGGATTTGACCCAAAGTCTTAATGCTGACTGCTGTGTTGTATATTTGAACGAGTGCTACATTTGTGCCTTTTCCAGATCATCACGGGAAAAGACCCAAAGCGCCGTTTGAGTCTGTGCAGTTGGGACTCTGAAACAGAAGAACCCGAGTACCAGGGCAAAGGTCACCACCTTCTACCTGTCCTAAGTGATTATAGCGAGCTTCTGGATGACAGACACCTGCTAAGTGTAAGCCTCGCTCGCTCCCGTTCTTTCGGACTGGTGGCTAATGGGCCCGTTTGCTCACAGCTTGCATCGCACATGCCGGATCGAACTCAAGGCTACGGGTGGCAACTGGTCTACAGCACCGCTGTCCACGGGAGCAGCCTCAAGACGCTCTACAGAAATATGGCCGGCTTGGACGGTCCCGTGCTGCTGGTTGTCAAAGATACGCAGAAAAAGGtcagtcgctcgctcgctcggatcGTTGGGGCGCAGCATCTAGCGTCAACACGTCACAATCTGATATCTGACCTTCAGGTTTTTGGAGCCTTTTCATCCGATCCGTTTCGAGTTAGCAAATACTGCTATGGGACTGGAGAAACTTTTCTATTCACCTTCAACCCTGACTTCCAGGTACAACCTCTTGGGTTCATTTTAGACGCTAAGCAGTGATGGGATGAATTGCCTTTCTTTCATTCATTCAGGCTTATAAGTGGAGCGGCGAGAACTCCTACTTTGTAAGCGGCAACATGGAGTCTCTTCATCTCGGAGGTGGAGGGTAAGTTGGGAGTTATCTCTAAAAAGAAACAAGGCGTTAGAAATCTTTTTGACAAGGCCTAAGCAGATTGTTTCCTCGGACGTATAGGGGAGAATTTGGTCTCTGGATAGACGCAGATCTGTACCGAGGCTCCAGTTTTTCCTGTCCCACATTCCACAACGCTCCACTCTCCACGCAGACGGACTTCATCATACAAGACCTGGAGGTCTGGACAGTACGGAACTGAACATTTGAAAAATGGCGGAAAGAAAGACCGGGCGACGTTTGTTTGCGGGTGCCGTTAGCTAAGCTAGCGGAAGTGCTTATTATACATTactggtcggtcggtcggtcaggcTGGTTACTGCGATGATGAAAAGATTGAGAGCACTGTTACCTTAAACTA from Syngnathus typhle isolate RoL2023-S1 ecotype Sweden linkage group LG10, RoL_Styp_1.0, whole genome shotgun sequence includes these protein-coding regions:
- the LOC133161229 gene encoding nuclear receptor coactivator 7 isoform X1 gives rise to the protein MGVAYSVGEVDHLYTFFVQWSPDMYSNNSKKKPHFQNRCHVGKKGPSSQHLSNPAATNWGIITGKDPKRRLSLCSWDSETEEPEYQGKGHHLLPVLSDYSELLDDRHLLSLASHMPDRTQGYGWQLVYSTAVHGSSLKTLYRNMAGLDGPVLLVVKDTQKKVFGAFSSDPFRVSKYCYGTGETFLFTFNPDFQAYKWSGENSYFVSGNMESLHLGGGGGEFGLWIDADLYRGSSFSCPTFHNAPLSTQTDFIIQDLEVWTVRN
- the LOC133161229 gene encoding nuclear receptor coactivator 7 isoform X2; its protein translation is MTASSTHVVSIAQKSGAMKLLAENAKVFYFAGEEPYVQIITGKDPKRRLSLCSWDSETEEPEYQGKGHHLLPVLSDYSELLDDRHLLSLASHMPDRTQGYGWQLVYSTAVHGSSLKTLYRNMAGLDGPVLLVVKDTQKKVFGAFSSDPFRVSKYCYGTGETFLFTFNPDFQAYKWSGENSYFVSGNMESLHLGGGGGEFGLWIDADLYRGSSFSCPTFHNAPLSTQTDFIIQDLEVWTVRN